In candidate division KSB1 bacterium, one genomic interval encodes:
- a CDS encoding phosphatase PAP2 family protein: MTLKNFWTHLRLYDRLTFGYLWLTLLLAAFSPKPLPIRGRILLSHLIISVVVVLLIYWGQLRSQTHRPYIPPGWLQFLRDWHPLFWFTFFLFGEFTHLANLIFPYWIEKHLIQFDLWLFGQPAHMFFAKNLPPWSVEIAAFAYWSYYPIIFGIAVWYYFFHFNDGKSHPAFVGFMNRLCLAFYVCYVLFMIVPARSPRHALNLNEQLNFAGGLFYHMIATLQNYVSVVGAAFPSSHVAVAWVAVLTLRNDHRVAFWSLIPLVIALTMSIFLLQYHYVLDAVFGVLLAAAFEWLWRRAYFKKASFATTPLPPLLVTEPSPNSLT, from the coding sequence ATGACCCTCAAGAATTTTTGGACTCACCTGCGGCTTTACGATCGTTTAACCTTCGGTTATCTGTGGCTCACACTATTGCTGGCCGCTTTTTCGCCCAAACCCCTTCCGATTCGGGGCCGTATTCTCCTCAGCCACCTGATTATCAGCGTCGTTGTTGTTTTGCTCATTTATTGGGGACAACTGCGCTCACAAACACATCGTCCTTATATCCCGCCAGGATGGTTGCAGTTTCTGCGTGATTGGCATCCCTTGTTTTGGTTTACTTTTTTTTTGTTCGGCGAATTTACCCATTTGGCCAATCTCATTTTTCCCTATTGGATTGAGAAACATTTAATTCAGTTCGACCTCTGGTTGTTCGGACAACCGGCGCACATGTTCTTCGCAAAAAATTTGCCGCCGTGGTCGGTAGAAATCGCGGCGTTCGCTTATTGGAGTTATTATCCCATTATTTTCGGCATCGCCGTGTGGTATTATTTTTTTCATTTCAACGACGGGAAAAGTCATCCGGCCTTTGTGGGTTTCATGAATCGACTTTGTTTGGCTTTTTATGTTTGTTACGTTCTTTTCATGATTGTTCCGGCCCGCAGTCCGCGCCATGCGTTGAATTTAAATGAACAACTCAATTTTGCCGGCGGTTTATTTTATCACATGATTGCGACATTGCAAAATTACGTTTCCGTAGTTGGCGCGGCCTTTCCAAGTTCGCACGTCGCCGTCGCCTGGGTGGCCGTGCTGACATTGCGTAACGATCATCGCGTTGCGTTTTGGAGCCTTATCCCGTTGGTGATAGCTTTGACGATGTCGATTTTCCTTTTGCAATATCATTATGTTCTTGACGCCGTCTTCGGCGTGCTTTTAGCGGCAGCCTTTGAATGGTTATGGCGGCGAGCTTATTTTAAAAAAGCAAGCTTTGCAACAACACCTTTGCCTCCCCTTCTGGTGACAGAACCCTCCCCCAATTCGCTTACGTAA
- the miaB gene encoding tRNA (N6-isopentenyl adenosine(37)-C2)-methylthiotransferase MiaB: MKIFLETFGCQMNEYDSELIRSILRSHQHAFVENLEQAEVVLLNTCAVREHAHEKIYHRLNELKGRKRRHKNLVVGVLGCMAQNLREQLAEHAPIVDIVAGPDSYKRLPLLINSVRETGAKSFDFSLSEYETYSDIAPQRKPGINAWVAIMRGCDNFCTFCVVPYTRGRERSREPQNIIAEVHRIAAEGFKQVTLLGQNVNSYRFEQYDFADLMQMAAEVDGIRRVRFTSPHPKDFPRKLLHTMAANPKLCKHIHLPLQAGSDRVLHRMNRTYTKQEFLDLVDEIRLIMPEVSLTTDVICGFCGETDEDFEETLDIMRQVEFDAAFTFKYSERKQTIAERKYKDDVPDEVKLQRLSRLIELQREISKKRNAAEIGKVFEVLVEEPSKKNPHEWLGRTDQNKGVVFWDEAVKPGDFVQVRINAAGTNTLRGTVERQTRRLLPIMAAQTECCET; the protein is encoded by the coding sequence ATGAAAATTTTTCTCGAAACCTTTGGCTGCCAGATGAATGAATATGACTCCGAGCTTATTCGTTCGATCTTGCGCAGTCATCAGCATGCATTTGTCGAAAATCTCGAGCAAGCGGAGGTGGTGCTGCTGAACACCTGCGCGGTTCGTGAGCATGCGCATGAGAAAATCTATCATCGCCTCAATGAGCTGAAAGGCCGCAAACGCCGTCACAAGAATCTCGTCGTCGGTGTCCTGGGTTGCATGGCGCAGAATCTCCGCGAGCAGTTGGCGGAACATGCGCCGATCGTGGACATTGTCGCCGGGCCGGATAGCTATAAGCGCTTGCCGTTGCTCATCAATTCCGTGCGCGAGACCGGGGCAAAGAGCTTCGATTTTTCTCTCTCGGAATACGAAACTTACTCCGACATCGCGCCGCAACGCAAGCCAGGGATCAACGCTTGGGTCGCCATCATGCGTGGCTGCGATAATTTCTGCACCTTCTGTGTCGTGCCTTACACTCGAGGGCGGGAACGCTCGCGCGAGCCGCAAAACATCATCGCGGAAGTGCATCGCATCGCCGCCGAAGGTTTCAAACAGGTCACGCTGTTGGGCCAGAACGTCAATTCCTATCGTTTCGAGCAATACGATTTCGCCGATCTGATGCAGATGGCGGCGGAGGTGGACGGCATCCGCCGCGTGCGGTTCACCTCTCCGCATCCGAAAGATTTTCCGCGCAAGCTGCTTCATACCATGGCAGCCAATCCCAAGCTCTGCAAGCATATTCATCTGCCCTTGCAAGCTGGCAGCGATCGCGTGCTTCACCGCATGAACCGGACTTACACCAAGCAGGAATTTCTCGATTTGGTTGATGAGATTCGCCTGATCATGCCGGAAGTTTCACTAACGACGGACGTGATCTGCGGCTTTTGCGGCGAGACCGATGAAGATTTTGAAGAGACGCTGGACATCATGCGCCAGGTGGAATTTGATGCCGCTTTTACATTTAAATACAGCGAGCGCAAACAAACCATAGCGGAGCGCAAATACAAAGACGATGTGCCGGACGAAGTGAAATTGCAGCGGCTGTCACGGCTTATCGAATTGCAGCGTGAGATCTCCAAAAAGCGCAATGCCGCCGAGATTGGGAAAGTTTTCGAAGTGCTTGTTGAAGAGCCGAGCAAGAAAAATCCTCATGAGTGGCTGGGCCGCACGGATCAAAACAAAGGCGTGGTGTTTTGGGATGAGGCGGTGAAACCGGGTGATTTCGTGCAAGTGCGGATCAATGCCGCCGGCACAAACACGTTGCGGGGCACCGTCGAGCGGCAAACTCGCCGGCTCCTGCCGATCATGGCAGCACAAACGGAATGTTGTGAAACCTGA
- the alr gene encoding alanine racemase gives MRNNFSSRVQIAIQFSREEALRLGHDYIGTEHILLGILRDGEGIAVEILRNLGADLDKIRRAVEDAVKSTGEATMRGNIPFTKRAEKILKMSYAEAEACKADIIGTEHLLLALIKEKNGVAAQVLRSFGVTDEAIRREIWNILRQSPSKKETSRQGLRLGFHRRFFGWGNKARQAPVFDSDHVGATIGRHGWTQQAADMTGSNEVLRPTVAEIKLGAIADNIRRICQRVQPAEVMAVVKADAYGHGAIPVALTAISAGASQLGVALLEEGLELRRAQIAAPILVFGGFFENQIDSFIANNLQFTLYDLRLAESVSRRAQAVGRNAQAHVKIDTGMGRVGLAPNEAVEAIRAMAKLPNLGLVGLYTHFASSDSHDKSYANQQLEQFQSVVQQVANDDLRFQYLHAANSGAILDLPQSYFNLVRPGVMMYGYYPSNETSESIPLEPAMSLRTRIIFVRRAPAGTFISYGQTFQTRQATTIATLPIGYADGISRRLSNNLEILVRGRRCPLIGRVCMDQIMIDLGDMQDVQAGEEVVLLGKQGDDEISIYEWCRRLETIPYEVTCGVSRRVARVYV, from the coding sequence ATGAGAAACAATTTCTCCAGCCGCGTTCAGATCGCCATTCAGTTTTCCCGAGAAGAGGCCTTGCGTCTCGGCCACGATTATATTGGCACTGAACATATTCTTCTCGGAATACTCCGCGACGGCGAAGGGATTGCGGTGGAAATTCTCCGCAACCTTGGCGCCGATTTGGATAAGATCAGGCGCGCAGTGGAAGATGCCGTCAAATCCACTGGCGAAGCCACGATGCGCGGGAACATTCCGTTTACCAAACGGGCCGAAAAGATTTTAAAGATGTCTTACGCGGAGGCCGAGGCCTGCAAAGCCGATATCATTGGCACCGAGCACCTATTGCTGGCGCTGATCAAAGAGAAAAACGGCGTGGCGGCGCAGGTGCTGCGGAGTTTTGGCGTCACGGATGAAGCGATTCGAAGAGAAATATGGAATATTCTGCGTCAAAGCCCCTCGAAAAAGGAAACGAGTCGCCAAGGCCTGAGATTGGGCTTTCACCGACGTTTCTTCGGCTGGGGAAACAAGGCCAGGCAGGCTCCAGTCTTTGACAGTGACCATGTCGGCGCAACCATCGGCCGCCACGGATGGACTCAGCAAGCTGCGGACATGACCGGCAGCAATGAAGTGTTGCGGCCAACCGTTGCTGAGATTAAGTTGGGAGCCATTGCCGACAATATCAGACGAATTTGTCAACGGGTGCAGCCGGCGGAAGTCATGGCCGTGGTGAAAGCCGATGCGTATGGGCATGGTGCGATTCCGGTAGCGCTAACCGCTATTTCTGCGGGCGCTTCGCAACTTGGCGTCGCGCTTTTGGAGGAGGGCCTCGAATTGCGCCGCGCCCAAATCGCTGCGCCGATTCTCGTGTTCGGCGGGTTCTTTGAAAATCAGATCGACAGTTTCATCGCGAATAACCTGCAATTCACGCTTTACGATTTACGCCTTGCCGAATCGGTTTCGCGGCGGGCGCAGGCTGTGGGTCGTAACGCGCAAGCACACGTGAAAATCGATACCGGCATGGGGCGGGTGGGCTTGGCGCCGAACGAAGCGGTCGAAGCCATTCGCGCGATGGCGAAATTGCCCAATCTCGGGCTGGTTGGCCTATACACACATTTCGCGAGCAGCGACAGCCACGATAAAAGTTACGCCAATCAGCAACTCGAACAGTTTCAATCTGTTGTTCAGCAAGTTGCGAATGACGATTTACGTTTTCAATATTTACACGCCGCCAATAGCGGCGCAATTCTCGATCTGCCGCAGAGCTACTTCAATCTCGTGCGGCCGGGGGTGATGATGTACGGCTACTACCCGAGCAACGAGACGAGCGAATCGATCCCACTCGAACCGGCGATGTCGCTGCGCACCCGGATCATCTTTGTGAGAAGAGCGCCAGCCGGAACGTTCATCAGCTACGGCCAGACTTTTCAAACGCGGCAGGCGACGACGATTGCGACGTTGCCGATTGGCTATGCCGACGGCATATCGCGTCGCTTATCGAATAATCTTGAAATTTTAGTTCGAGGCCGGCGTTGCCCGTTGATCGGGCGAGTGTGCATGGACCAAATCATGATCGACCTCGGTGACATGCAAGATGTGCAGGCTGGCGAAGAGGTGGTTTTGCTCGGCAAACAAGGCGACGATGAAATCTCGATCTACGAATGGTGCCGGAGATTGGAGACGATTCCGTATGAAGTGACGTGCGGGGTTTCGAGGCGGGTGGCGAGGGTATACGTGTAA
- a CDS encoding Uma2 family endonuclease, translating into MEAIVTKEIATPKPSANSASETAWQDKRKVHLEERFDLTISELEKLGITDPYELIDGRIIFKMANPKHSHFQGEIHTELGIYLRQNPIGVLFPDLSLRLFPNDEGQLRRPDLAFYLNENAPISDEPPMTAPDLAIEIFTSDTGFLALLDKADLYLSKGGKVVWIIIPAKASVLVWKATERRWEYETLTCPELLPSWSLDLKKFFVWPKTTKAL; encoded by the coding sequence ATGGAAGCAATCGTGACTAAAGAGATTGCCACCCCCAAGCCTTCGGCGAATTCGGCCAGTGAAACTGCGTGGCAAGACAAGCGCAAAGTTCACCTCGAAGAGCGCTTCGATCTCACCATTTCGGAGCTTGAAAAGCTGGGTATAACGGATCCATACGAACTGATTGACGGGAGGATCATCTTTAAAATGGCAAATCCCAAACATTCACATTTCCAGGGCGAGATCCACACTGAGCTTGGCATTTATCTCAGACAAAATCCCATTGGAGTACTCTTCCCTGACCTCAGCTTGCGTTTGTTCCCCAACGATGAGGGGCAATTACGACGACCAGATTTAGCTTTTTATCTAAACGAAAACGCTCCAATCAGTGACGAGCCACCGATGACAGCACCGGATTTGGCAATAGAGATTTTTACTTCCGACACCGGTTTTCTCGCGCTTTTAGACAAAGCCGATCTCTATCTCAGCAAAGGCGGCAAAGTAGTGTGGATCATCATTCCAGCCAAAGCCAGCGTTCTGGTATGGAAAGCAACCGAGCGACGATGGGAATATGAGACCTTGACATGTCCGGAGCTTTTGCCAAGCTGGAGCTTGGATCTCAAAAAATTTTTCGTGTGGCCAAAAACGACGAAAGCACTCTAA
- the prfB gene encoding peptide chain release factor 2 (programmed frameshift), with amino-acid sequence MREELHTQLEELSRRVFALRDSLEVPKLEKQAAQLEAQTHAPNFWNDNEKAQVVMRDLAQRREWIEAWRKVDRLREDTAVMLDLAEEARDDSAFADAEKDLAALGAAVNDLEFRSMLSGPDDARNAIITIHPGAGGTESQDWAQMLFRMYMRWIERRGFESQIIDLQAGEEAGLKDATIEVRGKYAYGYLKAEAGVHRLVRISPFDANKRRHTSFASVFVLPEIDDNVTIKIEEKDLRVDTYRASGAGGQHVNKTSSAVRLTHIPTGIVVQCQNERSQLRNRDLAMKLLMAKLYQLKLEEEKAKLSDLEKNKKDIAWGSQIRSYVFQPYTMVKDHRTGVVNRNVHAVMDGELDEFIKAYLMGKRHNKKAGTEAEEDLEIDE; translated from the exons ATGCGAGAAGAATTGCACACCCAACTCGAGGAACTGTCCCGCCGTGTGTTTGCCCTGCGGGACAGTCTT GAAGTCCCCAAATTGGAAAAACAAGCGGCGCAGCTCGAAGCCCAAACCCATGCGCCGAATTTTTGGAACGACAACGAAAAAGCGCAAGTGGTGATGCGCGACCTGGCGCAACGCCGTGAATGGATTGAGGCGTGGCGCAAAGTCGACCGCCTGCGCGAAGACACGGCGGTGATGCTCGATCTCGCCGAAGAAGCGCGCGATGACAGCGCCTTTGCCGATGCGGAAAAAGATTTGGCCGCGCTCGGTGCTGCCGTCAATGACCTGGAATTTCGCAGCATGCTTTCCGGCCCGGACGACGCGCGCAACGCCATCATCACCATTCATCCCGGCGCCGGCGGCACGGAAAGCCAGGACTGGGCGCAGATGCTTTTTCGCATGTACATGCGCTGGATCGAGCGTCGGGGTTTTGAATCGCAAATCATCGACTTGCAAGCCGGCGAAGAAGCCGGTTTGAAAGATGCGACCATCGAAGTGCGCGGCAAGTATGCTTACGGTTATTTGAAAGCCGAGGCCGGCGTGCATCGCCTCGTACGCATCTCACCGTTTGATGCCAATAAACGCCGCCACACCTCGTTTGCCTCGGTCTTCGTGTTGCCGGAAATTGACGACAACGTCACCATCAAAATTGAAGAGAAAGATCTGCGCGTCGACACATACCGCGCCAGCGGCGCCGGCGGTCAGCACGTCAACAAAACTTCCTCGGCGGTACGATTGACGCATATACCGACCGGCATCGTGGTGCAATGCCAAAACGAGCGCAGCCAGCTTCGCAATCGCGACCTGGCGATGAAATTGCTCATGGCGAAACTCTACCAACTCAAGCTCGAAGAAGAGAAAGCCAAATTGAGCGATTTGGAGAAAAACAAGAAAGACATTGCCTGGGGCAGCCAGATTCGTTCGTATGTTTTCCAGCCCTATACAATGGTCAAAGATCATCGCACCGGCGTCGTCAATCGCAACGTTCACGCCGTGATGGACGGCGAGCTGGACGAGTTTATCAAGGCGTATTTGATGGGCAAGCGCCACAACAAGAAAGCCGGCACGGAAGCTGAGGAAGATTTGGAGATTGATGAGTAA
- the maoP gene encoding DUF413 domain-containing protein: MSKSFLRLTQKEKVLLQKYYEFYRALETGTHQPVTEAQSHFVAVCRGHAKARTAHEIAYAKYLRIRAVREQEKLALEKAKPRGAPKHEDYAEFSEAA, translated from the coding sequence ATGTCAAAATCTTTCTTGCGGTTGACGCAAAAAGAAAAAGTGCTGCTGCAGAAGTATTACGAGTTCTATCGCGCGCTTGAAACCGGCACGCACCAGCCGGTGACTGAGGCACAATCGCATTTTGTCGCCGTCTGTCGCGGACATGCCAAAGCCAGAACCGCGCACGAAATTGCTTATGCCAAATACCTGCGGATTCGCGCCGTGCGTGAGCAGGAAAAGCTGGCGCTGGAAAAGGCCAAGCCGCGCGGTGCTCCGAAGCACGAAGACTATGCGGAATTTAGTGAAGCCGCATAG
- the lexA gene encoding transcriptional repressor LexA: MKKITEKQKQILGLIGRHVKERGFPPTMQELADELGIRSKNAIFKHLAALESKGFIHRHGGGAARGITVLHPMGLPYQAHADNIPVVGRVAAGSPIVAEQNIERYVAVPDYLTSGGGSYFALRVQGDSMIDAGIYEGDLVIVRSTTQAANGDIVVALTGEEATVKRLVASGETMYLKPENPAYSPIPLSQAWSIQGKVVALIRDQVH; encoded by the coding sequence ATGAAAAAGATCACCGAAAAACAGAAACAAATCCTCGGATTGATTGGACGTCACGTCAAGGAACGCGGCTTTCCGCCAACGATGCAGGAACTTGCGGATGAACTGGGCATTCGCTCCAAAAATGCGATCTTCAAACACCTGGCGGCGTTGGAGAGCAAAGGTTTTATCCACCGTCACGGTGGCGGCGCAGCGCGCGGCATTACGGTGCTCCATCCGATGGGGCTCCCCTACCAAGCTCATGCCGACAATATTCCAGTGGTTGGTCGCGTTGCAGCCGGCTCGCCGATTGTGGCGGAACAAAATATCGAGCGCTATGTCGCGGTGCCGGATTATTTGACCAGCGGCGGCGGCTCTTATTTTGCGCTGCGCGTGCAAGGCGACAGCATGATCGACGCCGGCATTTATGAGGGCGACCTGGTGATCGTTCGCTCGACGACGCAGGCGGCCAACGGCGACATTGTCGTCGCGCTCACCGGCGAAGAGGCAACAGTTAAGCGCCTGGTTGCCAGCGGCGAAACGATGTATCTTAAACCGGAAAATCCGGCGTATTCGCCCATCCCGCTCTCGCAAGCGTGGTCGATTCAAGGCAAAGTTGTGGCGCTGATCCGCGATCAAGTGCATTGA
- a CDS encoding S4 domain-containing protein, whose translation MRVDKWLKMARIFKSREEAGRACDLGRVKVNGLEAKPSKVVQAGDEIVVKIERVYRTLMIKELPTRGLSAKDAKLVYDEQTPDLPPDIVGLMKRQAAEDRRLKRQAKGRPTKKLRRELDKWRNR comes from the coding sequence ATGCGAGTCGACAAATGGTTGAAAATGGCGCGTATTTTTAAAAGCCGGGAAGAGGCTGGTCGTGCTTGCGATCTCGGTCGCGTCAAAGTCAACGGGCTTGAGGCCAAACCCTCCAAAGTTGTTCAAGCCGGCGATGAGATCGTGGTCAAAATCGAGCGGGTTTATCGCACGCTCATGATCAAGGAACTCCCAACGCGCGGGCTTTCCGCGAAGGATGCGAAGTTGGTTTATGATGAGCAAACGCCGGATTTGCCGCCGGATATTGTCGGGTTGATGAAACGCCAAGCAGCGGAAGATCGCCGCCTGAAACGCCAAGCCAAAGGCCGGCCAACCAAAAAATTGCGGCGCGAATTGGATAAATGGCGCAACCGCTAA
- a CDS encoding amidohydrolase — protein MRVLAIWVLMILGMGWISCQNQRQPADIVLTNGVIHTVDSQKPLAQAIAIAGDRIVFVGSNSDARAWATETTRVIDLKGKTVVPGFIDSHYHFQGVGRRAYDLNLDGCKSLEEFLARIQNWALGKQMGEWITGRGWMEEDWPEKKFPTRNELDRIVPELPIYLNRADGHMALVNSKALEIAGITAETPNPPGGEILKDERGKPNGLLVDKAMGLVTKFIPSSSPEMQEKFALKANEVALAYGLTTIHDAGSGWETINLWKRLYGEEKMQVRIYEFVRGPGQDVDSLLETGAQIGLFGNRLTVRGIKISIDGALGSRGAALLENYSDENTTGLFLFSDEQVYPTIKAATEKGLQMAIHAIGDAANRKVLDLYERAFKEVPVEKRKIAEPRFRIEHAQIVDPADIPRFKKLGVIPSMEASHAIGDLHFAVRRLGLKRLSGAYAWRTFIDQGNYIAGGSDAPVEEGNPLIEFYASVARRDTTGFSADGWHPELAMTREEALKSLTIWGAMAAFEEDLKGSLTPGKLADLVVLDRDLMTAPEDELFRINVLMTMVGGKIVFESETMKNLIATK, from the coding sequence ATGAGAGTTTTAGCCATCTGGGTTTTGATGATTTTGGGAATGGGCTGGATAAGTTGTCAAAACCAACGACAGCCCGCCGATATTGTCCTGACCAACGGCGTTATTCACACGGTCGACAGCCAAAAGCCCTTGGCGCAGGCCATCGCGATTGCCGGCGATCGCATCGTCTTTGTCGGCTCAAATAGTGATGCCCGAGCTTGGGCTACTGAAACGACACGGGTCATCGATCTCAAGGGCAAAACCGTCGTCCCCGGTTTTATTGACAGCCATTATCACTTTCAAGGCGTCGGTCGGCGCGCGTATGATTTGAATCTCGACGGCTGCAAATCGCTGGAAGAATTTCTCGCGCGCATTCAAAACTGGGCGCTGGGCAAGCAAATGGGCGAATGGATCACCGGCCGCGGTTGGATGGAAGAAGATTGGCCGGAGAAAAAATTTCCCACTCGCAACGAGCTTGATCGCATCGTGCCGGAATTGCCGATTTATCTCAATCGCGCCGACGGCCACATGGCGCTGGTCAATTCCAAAGCCCTTGAGATCGCCGGAATCACCGCGGAAACGCCGAATCCGCCCGGCGGCGAAATTTTAAAAGACGAGCGCGGCAAGCCGAATGGCCTGCTGGTTGACAAGGCCATGGGCCTGGTGACAAAATTTATTCCCTCCAGCTCGCCGGAGATGCAAGAAAAATTCGCGTTGAAAGCCAACGAAGTCGCGCTGGCGTATGGCCTGACCACCATTCACGATGCGGGCAGCGGATGGGAAACCATCAACTTGTGGAAGCGCCTATACGGCGAAGAGAAAATGCAAGTTCGCATTTACGAATTTGTGCGCGGCCCCGGGCAAGATGTTGATTCGCTTTTGGAAACCGGCGCGCAGATCGGGTTGTTTGGAAATCGTCTCACCGTGCGCGGCATCAAAATTTCCATAGACGGCGCGCTTGGCTCGCGCGGCGCGGCGCTGTTGGAAAATTATTCCGACGAAAATACAACCGGCCTGTTTCTTTTCTCCGACGAACAAGTTTATCCCACCATCAAAGCCGCAACCGAAAAAGGCTTGCAGATGGCAATTCACGCCATCGGCGATGCCGCCAACCGCAAAGTCCTTGATCTCTACGAGCGTGCGTTCAAAGAAGTGCCGGTCGAAAAACGCAAAATTGCCGAGCCGCGTTTTCGCATCGAGCATGCGCAAATCGTCGATCCCGCCGACATTCCGCGTTTCAAAAAACTCGGGGTGATTCCCTCGATGGAAGCGAGCCACGCGATTGGCGATTTGCATTTCGCCGTGCGCCGGCTGGGCTTGAAGCGCTTGAGCGGCGCCTATGCCTGGCGCACGTTCATCGATCAGGGCAATTACATCGCCGGCGGCTCCGACGCGCCGGTGGAAGAAGGCAATCCGCTCATTGAATTTTATGCCTCGGTGGCGCGGCGCGACACCACCGGTTTCTCGGCAGACGGCTGGCATCCGGAACTCGCCATGACCCGCGAAGAGGCGTTGAAGTCTTTGACGATTTGGGGCGCAATGGCCGCGTTTGAAGAAGATTTAAAAGGCTCGCTCACCCCCGGCAAGCTCGCCGATCTCGTCGTGCTGGATCGCGACCTCATGACCGCGCCGGAAGATGAGTTGTTTCGGATCAACGTTTTGATGACGATGGTGGGGGGAAAAATTGTTTTTGAAAGCGAGACGATGAAGAATTTGATAGCGACGAAATAA
- a CDS encoding citrate synthase, with the protein MADKVREVTDEFGRKAEFREGLEGVVAALSTISSIDGEKGILLYRGIPIEQLAEHSTFEETACFLLHGHLPKRQELTDFENKLKSRREVPPAALDLIKKFPPSANAMDLLRTTVSALGLYDSDPKNNSVEKNVERAIDLIAAFPTIVAAIQRRRSGKEFIPPRQDLGHAANFLYMVNGEAPTDYVAKVMDVALILHADHGFNASTFTSRVVISSMSDMYSAITAAVGSLKGPLHGGANSEVMSTLQSIGSIDKVEAYVMDRLAKKEKVMGFGHRVYHTYDPRARILSQYSQQLAQQTGNMKWYEISKKIEEIMGRELGEKGIYPNVDFYSATVYYYMGLDQELFTPIFAVSRIAGWTAHVIEQLQNNRLFRPRSVYTGEKNLPYTPIDKR; encoded by the coding sequence ATGGCCGATAAAGTCCGTGAAGTCACAGACGAGTTTGGACGCAAAGCGGAATTTCGTGAAGGCTTGGAAGGCGTGGTCGCCGCGCTTTCCACGATCAGCTCCATCGACGGTGAGAAAGGCATTCTGTTGTATCGCGGCATTCCGATTGAACAATTGGCGGAACATTCGACGTTTGAAGAAACGGCTTGTTTTCTGCTCCATGGTCATTTGCCTAAGCGCCAGGAGCTGACCGATTTTGAAAACAAATTGAAGAGCCGGCGGGAAGTGCCGCCGGCGGCGCTCGATCTCATTAAAAAATTCCCGCCGAGTGCGAACGCGATGGATTTGCTGCGCACGACGGTGTCGGCTTTGGGGTTGTATGATTCCGATCCGAAGAATAACTCCGTTGAAAAAAATGTCGAACGCGCGATTGATTTGATCGCGGCGTTTCCGACCATTGTCGCGGCGATTCAGCGGCGGCGCAGCGGCAAAGAATTTATCCCGCCACGCCAGGATCTCGGCCACGCCGCCAATTTCCTTTACATGGTCAATGGCGAAGCCCCCACGGACTACGTCGCAAAAGTCATGGATGTGGCGCTGATTCTTCACGCCGATCACGGCTTCAACGCCTCCACGTTTACTTCCCGTGTCGTGATCTCCTCGATGTCGGATATGTATTCGGCCATCACCGCGGCCGTCGGCAGCTTGAAAGGCCCGCTGCACGGCGGCGCCAACAGCGAAGTGATGTCGACGTTGCAAAGCATCGGCAGCATCGATAAAGTCGAAGCTTACGTGATGGATCGGCTGGCCAAGAAAGAGAAAGTCATGGGCTTCGGTCATCGCGTTTATCACACCTACGATCCCCGCGCCCGCATCCTCAGCCAATACTCGCAGCAACTCGCGCAGCAAACCGGCAACATGAAATGGTATGAGATTTCGAAAAAAATCGAAGAGATTATGGGGCGCGAACTCGGAGAGAAAGGCATTTATCCGAACGTGGATTTCTATTCCGCCACGGTTTATTATTACATGGGGCTCGATCAGGAATTGTTCACGCCGATCTTTGCGGTGAGCCGCATCGCCGGCTGGACGGCGCACGTCATCGAGCAACTGCAAAACAACCGCTTGTTCCGCCCGCGTTCGGTTTATACCGGCGAGAAAAACCTGCCGTACACGCCGATCGACAAACGTTAA
- a CDS encoding dodecin family protein codes for MAVARVTEITSSSTKNFEDAIQSGIDRANKTLQNVKGAWIKEQKVVVNDGKIAEYRVTMKVTFVLKD; via the coding sequence ATGGCCGTTGCTCGTGTCACTGAAATCACCTCGTCATCAACCAAAAATTTTGAAGACGCCATTCAAAGCGGCATTGACCGCGCCAACAAGACATTGCAAAATGTTAAAGGCGCATGGATTAAAGAGCAAAAAGTGGTGGTCAATGACGGCAAGATTGCCGAGTATCGCGTCACCATGAAAGTCACGTTCGTGCTGAAAGATTAA